A stretch of the Fusobacterium varium genome encodes the following:
- a CDS encoding glycosyltransferase has protein sequence MKKKVIFRSGSLRMGGLERVLIEVLQTIDREKFDIYLVIDDDCGEENIFEKDIPKDIKYFFLKSEEMIRETEKYKARKKNIMYKLMYNLMMEKENRIMYKNMQQILKELGEIDVIVDFDAGASKYIEKLDIKKKIVWIHNSIPNLKKKGSKIKRFGKRLEKYDRVIAICDEMKEEIENIYPNLNGKVSRIYNPFNFERIEKLMNDESELTTEQIKMLNEDYCIAISRLDVVQKDYATLLESFKILKDKGIEQKLYIIGDGPSKKIIEKWIKEYQLENLVFLLGRMENPYIWLKNSNFFIHSSKFEGFGLVLVEAGYSGKAVISSRCPVGPRDILKDGKCGILFGVGNEKELADNLEKILKNYELKKEYEDLIKERVKEFDSKNIIKEYEKLIEEI, from the coding sequence ATGAAAAAGAAAGTCATATTCAGAAGTGGAAGTTTAAGAATGGGAGGACTAGAAAGAGTTTTAATAGAAGTTCTTCAAACAATAGATAGAGAAAAATTTGATATTTATCTTGTAATAGATGATGATTGTGGAGAAGAAAATATATTTGAGAAAGATATACCAAAAGATATAAAGTATTTTTTTCTTAAATCAGAAGAAATGATAAGAGAAACAGAGAAATATAAAGCAAGAAAGAAAAATATCATGTATAAGTTAATGTATAACCTAATGATGGAAAAAGAAAATAGAATTATGTATAAAAATATGCAGCAAATATTAAAAGAACTTGGAGAAATAGATGTAATAGTAGATTTTGATGCAGGAGCTTCAAAGTATATAGAAAAATTAGACATCAAAAAGAAAATAGTATGGATTCATAATTCTATACCTAATTTAAAGAAAAAAGGAAGTAAGATAAAAAGATTTGGAAAAAGATTGGAAAAATATGATAGAGTAATAGCTATATGTGATGAAATGAAGGAAGAAATAGAAAATATATACCCAAATTTAAATGGGAAAGTAAGCAGAATATATAATCCATTTAATTTTGAAAGAATAGAGAAATTAATGAATGATGAAAGTGAATTAACAACAGAGCAAATAAAAATGCTTAATGAGGATTATTGTATTGCCATATCAAGGTTAGATGTTGTTCAAAAAGATTATGCTACTCTTTTAGAGAGTTTTAAAATATTAAAAGATAAAGGAATAGAACAAAAACTATATATTATAGGAGATGGACCTTCTAAAAAAATAATTGAAAAATGGATAAAAGAATATCAGTTAGAAAATTTAGTATTTTTATTAGGAAGAATGGAAAACCCATATATATGGTTGAAAAATTCTAATTTTTTTATACATAGTTCAAAATTTGAAGGATTTGGATTAGTATTAGTTGAAGCTGGTTATTCAGGTAAAGCAGTAATTTCTTCAAGGTGTCCAGTAGGGCCAAGAGATATTTTAAAAGATGGAAAGTGTGGAATTTTATTTGGAGTTGGAAATGAAAAAGAACTTGCTGATAATTTAGAGAAAATTTTAAAAAATTATGAATTAAAAAAAGAATATGAAGATTTGATAAAAGAGAGAGTAAAAGAATTTGATAGCAAAAATATAATAAAAGAATATGAAAAATTAATAGAAGAGATATAG
- a CDS encoding glutamate racemase, whose product MKKNYNIGVFDSGVGGTTVLKRIIELLPNENIIYYGDNGNAPYGEKTTKEIQGFCLDIMDFFMMNNCKAVVIACNTATAASLELIKGKYTVPVIGVISPGAKSAVETSTNKCIGVLSTPFTAASNAYADEIAKYSKTAKVYQEGCPELCPMIEAGWETFEDRETIVKNHISKFPRNVDTVVLGCTHYPIAREDIARNFCGNIVDPAKETSIALYNILKNSDLLSDSDIKGKIDFFVSGDKEKFKKVAEQFLGFEIKTLYKIEK is encoded by the coding sequence ATGAAAAAAAACTATAACATTGGAGTCTTTGACTCTGGAGTTGGTGGAACAACTGTATTAAAAAGAATTATTGAATTATTACCTAATGAAAATATCATATATTATGGTGATAATGGTAATGCACCTTATGGTGAAAAAACGACTAAGGAGATTCAAGGATTTTGCTTAGATATTATGGATTTTTTCATGATGAATAACTGCAAAGCTGTTGTTATTGCATGTAATACTGCAACAGCTGCTTCATTGGAACTGATAAAAGGAAAATATACAGTTCCTGTTATTGGAGTAATATCACCTGGAGCTAAATCAGCTGTAGAAACAAGTACAAATAAATGTATTGGAGTTTTGTCCACTCCGTTTACAGCTGCTTCAAATGCTTATGCTGATGAAATAGCTAAATATTCAAAAACAGCTAAGGTATATCAAGAAGGATGCCCAGAATTATGTCCTATGATAGAAGCAGGTTGGGAAACTTTTGAAGATAGAGAAACTATTGTTAAAAATCATATTTCTAAATTTCCTAGAAATGTAGACACAGTTGTTTTAGGATGTACACATTATCCTATAGCAAGAGAAGATATTGCTAGAAATTTCTGTGGAAATATAGTTGATCCTGCAAAAGAAACTTCCATTGCCCTTTACAATATCTTAAAAAATTCTGATCTTTTATCAGATTCTGATATTAAAGGTAAAATTGATTTCTTTGTCAGTGGAGATAAAGAAAAATTTAAAAAAGTAGCAGAACAATTTTTAGGATTTGAAATAAAAACTCTTTATAAAATTGAAAAATAA
- a CDS encoding phosphotransferase, with product MNELRKLQLVEKDCLDFFVKICEENNLEYILDFGTLLGAVRHGGFIPWDDDVDLGMPREDYEKFLKIFDKYKNNGRFSLETYKRGAFYKLKDNNHYILNKDESKSEIDIDIFPLDYYDDIKKVDFLNGYLELSKDRSSVWRKWKTHFKREIHLKILSSSFVKKRFISKNKGPYIGRGVETGFKIKLNPVEKFFPLTEIKFEDRKYKVPKDYDNFLTLLYGDYMTPPENPKPLHHKHIKDIIKIEK from the coding sequence ATGAATGAATTGAGAAAATTACAGTTAGTAGAAAAGGATTGTTTAGATTTTTTTGTAAAAATATGTGAAGAAAATAATCTTGAATATATATTAGATTTTGGAACTTTGTTAGGAGCAGTAAGACATGGAGGATTTATTCCATGGGATGATGATGTTGATTTGGGAATGCCTAGAGAAGATTATGAAAAATTTTTAAAAATATTTGATAAATATAAAAATAATGGAAGATTTTCTTTGGAAACATATAAAAGAGGTGCTTTCTATAAATTAAAAGATAACAATCACTATATATTAAATAAAGATGAAAGTAAATCTGAAATTGATATAGATATTTTTCCTTTAGATTATTATGACGATATCAAAAAAGTAGATTTTCTTAATGGATATCTAGAATTAAGTAAGGATAGAAGCTCTGTCTGGAGAAAGTGGAAAACTCATTTTAAAAGAGAAATTCATCTAAAGATATTATCAAGCAGTTTTGTTAAAAAAAGATTTATTTCAAAAAATAAAGGACCGTATATAGGAAGAGGAGTGGAAACTGGATTTAAAATTAAATTGAATCCTGTAGAAAAGTTCTTTCCTTTAACAGAAATTAAATTTGAAGATAGAAAATATAAAGTACCAAAAGATTATGATAATTTTCTTACATTGTTATATGGAGATTATATGACACCACCTGAAAATCCAAAACCTTTACATCATAAACACATTAAAGATATAATAAAAATTGAAAAATAA
- a CDS encoding lipopolysaccharide core biosynthesis protein, which yields MIKKKKYKEYNIYYPEEEIFYEKIGKQIVDKEYKELEIYKNTERNYVAKIEIEGEKYILKSPKSETIIPQRRVQTLIKNGEALNTLLNVRERIKEGITEYAVPFLAIVKKGIFIKESYILMECIEGEPIKSVADIDKIMEMANKLHKEKIYHGDLNTSNFIKTKNGIRIIDTQGKKEKYFYFKRWNDFFIMQNDLLVIEKGYKVKEEYYKKRKNISYYMILAMRKIKKLKFVEQLKLRKKELRKKGWRI from the coding sequence ATGATAAAAAAAAAGAAATATAAAGAATACAATATATATTATCCAGAAGAAGAAATATTTTATGAAAAAATAGGGAAGCAAATAGTTGATAAAGAATATAAAGAATTAGAAATATATAAGAATACAGAAAGAAATTATGTAGCCAAAATAGAAATAGAAGGAGAAAAGTATATATTAAAATCTCCTAAATCAGAAACAATAATACCTCAAAGAAGAGTACAAACTTTAATAAAAAATGGGGAAGCATTAAATACTTTGCTAAATGTAAGAGAAAGAATAAAAGAAGGAATTACAGAATATGCAGTTCCATTTTTAGCTATAGTGAAGAAAGGTATTTTTATAAAAGAAAGTTACATATTAATGGAATGTATAGAGGGAGAACCAATAAAGAGTGTTGCAGATATAGATAAAATAATGGAAATGGCTAATAAATTGCATAAAGAAAAAATATATCATGGAGATTTAAATACTTCAAATTTTATAAAAACCAAAAATGGGATAAGGATAATAGACACTCAAGGAAAAAAGGAAAAGTATTTTTATTTTAAAAGATGGAATGACTTTTTTATAATGCAAAATGACTTATTGGTAATAGAAAAAGGCTATAAAGTGAAAGAAGAATATTACAAAAAGAGAAAGAATATATCATATTATATGATTTTAGCTATGAGAAAAATAAAAAAGCTAAAATTTGTTGAACAACTAAAATTAAGGAAAAAAGAATTGAGAAAAAAAGGTTGGAGAATATAA
- a CDS encoding lipid kinase, which translates to MKKVKFIYNPFSGENEILKHLDSIIHLYQQHFLEIVPFRISLETPLENAFFTLDENYDHILAAGGDGTINQIVNIIKNRNIDLPLAILPVGTANDFAKHIGMSSDIEESCKKILKGSPKNVDLGLVNDKYFINVFSYGLFTDISQKTPTHLKNTIGKLAYYFNGIMELPTFKKMNISVESSEFTYDGSALIFFAFNGRTAGNINIAYKSEIDDGLLDIIIVKGDTLTKTLASLFQFLKSEHLEIPGSFIHFRTSELKVSCKDNSVVTDVDGEPGPSFPLNISCIKNGIKIIY; encoded by the coding sequence ATGAAAAAAGTAAAATTTATTTATAACCCCTTTTCAGGTGAAAATGAAATTTTAAAACATCTTGATAGTATAATCCATCTTTATCAACAGCACTTTTTGGAAATAGTTCCTTTCAGAATAAGTCTGGAAACTCCATTAGAAAATGCTTTCTTCACTTTAGATGAAAATTATGACCATATTCTAGCTGCTGGTGGAGATGGTACCATCAACCAAATTGTAAATATTATAAAAAATAGAAATATTGATTTGCCGCTTGCTATCCTTCCTGTAGGAACAGCCAATGATTTTGCCAAACATATTGGAATGTCTTCTGATATAGAGGAATCTTGTAAAAAGATATTGAAAGGATCTCCAAAGAATGTAGATTTAGGACTTGTTAATGATAAGTACTTTATTAATGTATTCAGTTATGGGCTTTTTACAGATATTTCTCAAAAAACTCCTACTCATTTAAAAAATACTATTGGAAAACTAGCATATTATTTTAATGGTATTATGGAACTTCCCACATTCAAAAAGATGAATATTTCTGTAGAATCCTCTGAATTTACTTATGATGGAAGCGCCCTCATATTTTTTGCATTTAATGGAAGAACAGCTGGAAATATTAATATCGCCTATAAGAGTGAAATAGATGATGGGCTTTTAGATATAATAATTGTAAAAGGTGATACTCTTACAAAAACTCTTGCATCTCTATTCCAATTTCTTAAGAGCGAGCATCTTGAAATTCCAGGAAGTTTTATTCATTTCAGAACTTCAGAACTAAAAGTATCCTGTAAAGATAATTCTGTTGTTACTGACGTTGATGGTGAACCTGGACCAAGTTTCCCATTAAATATTTCCTGTATAAAAAATGGCATAAAAATAATCTATTAA
- a CDS encoding putative lipopolysaccharide core heptosyltransferase: MSKIRGFFIRLVGMKKKEKNIELKDIKRILIPGGRIGDMVCETPLIRELHELFPNAEIDVYLDKIVAPLFKNCPYLNVIETKRGSRFVHKVKILRIISSWYDALLKRKKYDLYFEFANGLRFYSIFALRIMKPRYSIGVLREEKHGIKKDELTIFDVYIKKSKSKHMRDISLAGIEVLGKNIKNRKYELFLGEAEERYKDYFYKENINIIFNYTGGNIKKNLSIEEVKESCKKLIEIDKRIVVYVMTLPDKYEELEEEIKKWEEKRIKICDKTQDIAEAAGMIKYIDILVSVDTGVVHIASAYNKPVISIFPDNENSIEYFSPKSELSYVIKCEDRSWIRDFDKEKMKKYMEEIIDKLK, translated from the coding sequence ATGAGTAAAATCAGAGGTTTTTTTATAAGATTAGTAGGAATGAAGAAAAAAGAAAAAAATATAGAATTAAAAGATATAAAAAGGATATTGATTCCAGGAGGAAGAATAGGGGATATGGTATGTGAAACACCATTAATTAGGGAATTACATGAACTTTTTCCTAATGCAGAGATAGATGTTTACCTTGATAAGATAGTAGCCCCATTATTTAAGAATTGTCCATATTTAAATGTTATAGAAACCAAAAGAGGAAGTAGATTTGTACATAAAGTAAAAATATTAAGAATTATATCCTCTTGGTATGATGCACTATTAAAGAGAAAAAAATATGATTTATATTTTGAATTTGCGAATGGATTAAGATTTTACAGCATATTTGCGCTGAGGATAATGAAACCAAGATATAGTATAGGGGTATTAAGAGAAGAGAAGCATGGAATAAAAAAGGATGAATTAACTATTTTTGATGTATATATAAAGAAAAGCAAAAGTAAACATATGAGAGATATAAGTTTAGCAGGAATAGAAGTATTAGGGAAAAATATAAAAAATAGAAAATATGAGTTATTTTTAGGAGAAGCAGAGGAAAGATATAAAGATTATTTTTATAAGGAAAATATAAATATAATATTTAATTATACAGGTGGAAATATAAAGAAAAATTTATCGATAGAAGAAGTGAAAGAAAGTTGTAAAAAACTTATAGAAATAGATAAAAGAATAGTTGTGTATGTAATGACACTTCCAGATAAATATGAAGAATTGGAAGAAGAGATAAAGAAATGGGAAGAAAAGCGAATAAAAATTTGCGATAAGACGCAAGATATAGCAGAAGCAGCGGGAATGATAAAATATATAGATATATTGGTAAGTGTAGATACAGGAGTAGTACATATAGCATCAGCTTATAATAAACCAGTGATTTCAATATTTCCAGATAATGAAAACAGTATAGAATATTTTTCTCCTAAGTCAGAATTAAGTTATGTAATAAAGTGTGAAGACAGGAGCTGGATAAGAGATTTTGATAAAGAAAAGATGAAAAAGTACATGGAAGAAATAATAGATAAATTAAAATAA
- a CDS encoding putative transposase, with protein sequence MQKPTNNNIFFQLNQPKLFNFLQYEISDNDPVRKLSSILEGLDFSSLMQVFSYKTKVHPIRMFSIIVYAYSRNLTSTRDIEMACHENIKFRFLLQDSKIPDHSTISRFLVKTEDILPDLFEQFVEKIFEMENISTETIYIDGTKIEAYANKYTFVWKKSIEKYRTRLDEKILELISNFNDDFNLQYDNFLEIYSYLSNLNFQIVKGRGKRKSKEQKYLELCAEYLEKYQKYSNHFKNLNGRNSYSKTDIDATFMRMKDDHMRNGQLKPGYNLQIGVISEYISSYEIFSNPSDSKTLIPFLEKISSQNLEIKNIVADAGYESISNYEYLEKMDYTSYIKPIYFEKSKIRKFKNDLNRVENLIYNHSENKLFRKDGLELEFLYSNKNNTVQYFWNPETNKKIKYNARFRILSNKSKENVSSNYGKQLRMNRSIQVEGAFAVLKEDMKLRKLKVRSKKSVLREICLFCIAYNFNRYLSRNINNRLGTTLHSLKVA encoded by the coding sequence ATGCAAAAACCAACTAATAATAACATTTTTTTTCAATTAAATCAACCTAAACTTTTTAACTTTTTACAATATGAAATTTCTGATAATGATCCTGTAAGAAAACTTAGCTCAATATTGGAGGGATTAGATTTTAGTAGTTTAATGCAAGTATTTTCTTACAAAACAAAGGTACATCCTATCAGAATGTTTTCTATCATTGTTTATGCCTATTCGCGCAATTTAACTTCTACTAGAGATATAGAAATGGCTTGCCATGAAAATATTAAATTTAGGTTTCTTTTACAAGATTCTAAAATTCCTGATCACTCTACTATTTCTAGATTCTTAGTAAAAACTGAAGATATTCTTCCAGATCTATTTGAACAATTCGTTGAAAAAATTTTTGAAATGGAAAATATTTCCACTGAAACAATATATATTGATGGCACTAAAATTGAAGCATATGCTAATAAATATACATTTGTTTGGAAAAAATCTATTGAGAAATATAGAACTAGATTAGATGAAAAAATTCTTGAATTAATTTCAAATTTTAATGATGATTTCAACTTACAATATGACAACTTCCTTGAAATATATTCATATCTTTCTAATTTGAATTTTCAAATAGTCAAAGGTAGAGGAAAGAGAAAATCTAAAGAGCAAAAGTATTTAGAATTATGCGCAGAATACTTAGAAAAGTATCAAAAATATTCTAATCATTTTAAAAATCTTAATGGTAGAAATAGCTATTCAAAAACTGATATAGATGCTACTTTTATGAGAATGAAAGATGACCATATGAGAAATGGTCAATTAAAACCTGGATATAATCTACAAATAGGAGTGATTAGTGAATATATTTCTTCATATGAAATTTTTTCTAACCCTTCTGATTCTAAAACTTTGATTCCATTTTTAGAGAAAATTTCATCTCAAAATTTAGAAATTAAAAATATTGTAGCTGATGCAGGATATGAAAGTATTTCAAATTATGAATATTTGGAAAAAATGGACTATACTTCATACATAAAACCAATATATTTTGAAAAATCTAAAATCAGAAAGTTTAAAAATGATTTAAACAGAGTAGAAAATTTAATATATAATCATTCTGAAAATAAGCTATTTAGAAAAGATGGATTAGAATTAGAATTTCTATACTCTAACAAAAATAATACAGTTCAATATTTTTGGAATCCTGAAACTAACAAAAAAATTAAGTACAATGCGAGATTTAGAATTTTATCAAATAAATCAAAAGAGAATGTATCAAGCAATTATGGAAAACAATTAAGAATGAACAGAAGTATTCAAGTAGAAGGTGCTTTTGCAGTTTTGAAAGAAGATATGAAATTGCGAAAATTAAAAGTTCGAAGTAAAAAAAGTGTTTTAAGAGAAATATGTTTGTTTTGTATCGCTTACAACTTCAACAGATATCTAAGCAGAAATATAAATAATCGCTTAGGAACAACACTTCACTCATTAAAAGTAGCTTAG
- a CDS encoding putative transposase produces the protein MQKPTNNNIFFQLNQPKLFNFLQYEISDNDPVRKLSSILEGLDFSSLMQVFSYKTKVHPIRMFSIIVYAYSRNLTSTRDIEMACRENIKFRFLLQDSKIPDHSTISRFLVKTEDILPDLFEQFVEKIFEMENISTETIYIDGTKIEAYANKYSFVWKKSIEKYRTRLDEKILELISNFNDDFNLQYDNFLEIYSYLSNLNFQIVKGRGKRKSKEQKYLELCAEYLEKYQKYSNHFKNLNGRNSYSKTDIDATFMRMKDDHMRNGQLKPGYNLQIGVISEYISSYEIFSNPSDSKTLIPFLEKISSQNLEIKNIVADAGYESISNYEYLEKMDYTSYIKPIYFEKSKIRKFKNDLNRVENLIYNHSENKLFRKDGLELEFLYSNKNNTVQYFWNPETNKKIKYNARFRILSNKSKENVSSNYGKQLRMNRSIQVEGAFAVLKEDMKLRKLKVRSKKSVLREICLFCIAYNFNRYLSRNINNRLGTTLHSLKVA, from the coding sequence ATGCAAAAACCAACTAATAATAACATTTTTTTTCAATTAAATCAACCTAAACTTTTTAACTTTTTACAATATGAAATTTCTGATAATGATCCTGTAAGAAAACTTAGCTCAATATTGGAGGGATTAGATTTTAGTAGTTTAATGCAAGTATTTTCTTACAAAACAAAGGTACATCCTATCAGAATGTTTTCTATCATTGTTTATGCCTATTCGCGCAATTTAACTTCTACTAGAGATATAGAAATGGCTTGCCGTGAAAATATTAAATTCAGGTTTCTTTTACAAGATTCTAAAATTCCTGATCACTCTACTATTTCTAGATTCTTAGTAAAAACTGAAGATATTCTTCCAGATCTATTTGAACAATTCGTTGAAAAAATTTTTGAAATGGAAAATATTTCCACTGAAACAATATATATTGATGGCACTAAAATTGAAGCATATGCTAATAAATATTCATTTGTTTGGAAAAAATCTATTGAGAAATATAGAACTAGATTAGATGAAAAAATTCTTGAATTAATTTCAAATTTTAATGATGATTTCAACTTACAATATGACAACTTCCTTGAAATATATTCATATCTTTCTAATTTGAATTTTCAAATAGTCAAAGGCAGAGGAAAACGAAAATCTAAAGAGCAAAAGTATTTAGAATTATGCGCAGAATACTTAGAAAAGTATCAAAAATATTCTAATCATTTTAAAAATCTTAATGGTAGAAATAGCTATTCAAAAACTGATATAGATGCTACTTTTATGAGAATGAAAGATGACCATATGAGAAATGGTCAATTAAAACCTGGATATAATCTACAAATAGGAGTGATTAGTGAATATATTTCTTCATATGAAATTTTTTCTAACCCTTCTGATTCTAAAACTTTGATTCCATTTTTAGAGAAAATTTCATCTCAAAATTTAGAAATTAAAAATATTGTAGCTGATGCAGGATATGAAAGTATTTCAAATTATGAATATTTGGAAAAAATGGACTATACTTCATACATAAAACCAATATATTTTGAAAAATCTAAAATCAGAAAGTTTAAAAATGATTTAAACAGAGTAGAAAATTTAATATATAATCATTCTGAAAATAAGCTATTTAGAAAAGATGGATTAGAATTAGAATTTCTATACTCTAACAAAAATAATACAGTTCAATATTTTTGGAATCCTGAAACTAACAAAAAAATTAAGTACAATGCGAGATTTAGAATTTTATCAAATAAATCAAAAGAGAATGTATCAAGCAATTATGGAAAACAATTAAGAATGAACAGAAGTATTCAAGTAGAAGGTGCTTTTGCAGTTTTGAAAGAAGATATGAAATTGCGAAAATTAAAAGTTCGAAGTAAAAAAAGTGTTTTAAGAGAAATATGTTTGTTTTGTATCGCTTACAACTTCAACAGATATCTAAGCAGAAATATAAATAATCGCTTAGGAACAACACTTCACTCATTAAAAGTAGCTTAG
- a CDS encoding sodium:glutamate symporter, producing the protein MFEYKFNMAETLAIAAVLLCLGRWIKNKSEFLQKFFIPAPVVSGLIFSIFVFIGRQTNAFQFDFDLTLQNFLMIAFFTTVGFMASFKLLAQGGVGVAIFLLVATGLVICQDAIGVALSKVLGMNPLFGLIVGSVPLTGGHGTAGAFGTTIEELGVVGARTAGFAAATYGLVMGCLIGGPVARRLMIKHNLKGEDNKAQDPDLKAEKVEVTEEKILNAVIIIAVAMGIGASIPPFVKAHTGWLIKGGLALPAYIGPMLVAAVIRNIADSMKKPLPMKEIDIVGSISLSVFLSMALMTMKLWELVELAVPMIVILAVQTVFVILYTYFVTYNVMRLPFIATKYDAAVMVTGHCGFGMGATPTAIANMESFTSVNGFSTKAFFIVPLVGALFIDFTNAAVITFFINMFQ; encoded by the coding sequence ATGTTTGAGTACAAATTTAATATGGCAGAAACACTTGCCATAGCTGCAGTCTTACTTTGTTTGGGAAGATGGATAAAGAATAAAAGCGAATTCTTACAAAAATTCTTTATACCAGCACCAGTTGTTAGTGGATTGATTTTTTCTATTTTTGTTTTTATAGGACGTCAAACTAATGCTTTTCAGTTTGATTTTGATCTAACACTACAAAATTTCTTAATGATTGCGTTCTTTACTACAGTTGGGTTCATGGCTAGTTTTAAGCTATTGGCTCAGGGGGGAGTTGGAGTTGCTATATTCTTGCTAGTTGCCACTGGATTAGTAATCTGCCAAGATGCAATTGGAGTTGCATTATCTAAAGTTCTAGGAATGAATCCTTTATTTGGTCTTATAGTAGGATCTGTACCTCTTACAGGAGGGCATGGTACTGCTGGAGCTTTTGGAACTACAATAGAGGAATTGGGAGTAGTTGGAGCCAGAACTGCTGGATTTGCTGCTGCTACTTATGGACTTGTTATGGGATGTTTAATTGGGGGACCAGTTGCTAGAAGACTTATGATTAAACATAACTTAAAAGGTGAAGACAATAAAGCTCAAGATCCTGATTTAAAAGCTGAAAAAGTTGAAGTAACAGAAGAAAAAATATTAAATGCAGTTATTATCATAGCTGTTGCAATGGGAATTGGAGCTTCTATACCTCCATTTGTTAAAGCACACACAGGTTGGCTTATCAAAGGTGGGTTAGCTCTTCCAGCATATATTGGACCTATGCTTGTTGCTGCGGTTATAAGAAATATTGCTGATTCAATGAAAAAACCTCTTCCTATGAAAGAGATTGACATTGTTGGAAGTATATCTTTATCTGTGTTCCTGTCTATGGCATTAATGACAATGAAGCTATGGGAACTTGTAGAACTAGCTGTTCCTATGATTGTTATATTAGCTGTTCAGACAGTATTCGTAATTCTTTATACTTATTTTGTAACATACAATGTTATGAGACTTCCATTTATAGCAACTAAATATGATGCTGCTGTAATGGTTACAGGACATTGTGGATTTGGAATGGGAGCTACTCCAACAGCAATTGCTAATATGGAATCTTTCACATCTGTAAATGGTTTCTCTACAAAAGCTTTCTTTATTGTACCTCTTGTAGGAGCACTATTTATAGACTTTACAAATGCTGCTGTAATAACTTTCTTTATAAACATGTTTCAATAA
- a CDS encoding putative lipopolysaccharide core heptosyltransferase gives MFKKINRAFQDYMREKRLRLGKYIWDRKRDKEEIKSGNFIEKNNIKKILFMRYDGKIGDMVINTLMFREIKKKYPYIEIGVVTKGGAKAVIENNPNVDKIYEYKKDRKSIKKLSLEIAAEKYDLLIDFSEMLRVNQMMLINLCKARFNMGLNKENWKIFDISYTKPTGYIHVTEIYKNILEKLGIKNIDISYELFFIERQKSKIEELLKKLKHKKIVVFNPFAASKHRNINLENIVKIGKIILEDENNILMFIGEEKRKKELENVMRELGNNTFFPEFKDIMETSYLISKADLVITPDTSIVHISAAFKRKLIAIYRIDGKAENEINRYLWGPNYKEAVQIFSKDFAIKNGEEPDINKFDMKELENEIKKYLRKQEKI, from the coding sequence ATGTTTAAAAAAATAAATAGAGCATTTCAGGATTATATGCGGGAAAAAAGGTTGAGGTTAGGAAAATACATATGGGATAGAAAAAGAGATAAAGAAGAAATAAAGTCAGGGAACTTTATAGAAAAGAATAATATAAAAAAAATATTATTCATGAGATATGATGGAAAAATAGGAGATATGGTAATAAATACTTTAATGTTTAGAGAAATAAAAAAGAAATATCCATATATAGAAATAGGAGTGGTAACAAAAGGTGGAGCAAAAGCAGTAATAGAAAATAATCCAAATGTAGATAAAATATATGAATATAAAAAAGATAGAAAAAGTATAAAAAAATTATCTTTGGAAATAGCAGCAGAAAAATATGATTTATTAATAGATTTTTCAGAGATGCTGAGAGTAAATCAAATGATGCTGATAAATTTATGTAAAGCAAGATTTAATATGGGATTAAATAAAGAAAATTGGAAAATATTTGATATATCTTACACAAAACCTACAGGTTATATTCATGTAACAGAAATATATAAAAATATTTTAGAAAAATTGGGAATAAAGAATATAGATATAAGTTATGAATTATTTTTTATTGAGCGCCAAAAAAGTAAAATTGAAGAATTGTTAAAGAAATTAAAACATAAAAAAATAGTTGTATTCAATCCATTTGCAGCAAGTAAACATAGAAATATAAATTTGGAAAATATAGTAAAAATAGGAAAAATAATACTTGAGGATGAAAATAATATATTAATGTTTATAGGAGAAGAGAAAAGAAAAAAAGAACTTGAAAATGTAATGAGAGAATTAGGGAATAATACCTTTTTTCCAGAGTTTAAAGATATAATGGAGACTTCATATTTAATAAGTAAAGCAGATTTAGTAATAACTCCAGATACATCAATAGTTCATATATCAGCAGCTTTTAAAAGAAAATTGATAGCAATTTATAGAATAGATGGTAAAGCTGAAAATGAAATAAATAGATATTTATGGGGACCTAATTATAAAGAAGCGGTACAGATATTTTCAAAAGATTTTGCAATTAAGAATGGGGAAGAGCCAGATATTAATAAATTTGATATGAAAGAACTTGAAAATGAGATAAAAAAATATCTTAGAAAACAGGAGAAAATATGA